One window from the genome of Williamwhitmania sp. encodes:
- a CDS encoding HlyD family secretion protein has product MKRVNAEGKKSKFLVYLPLAIVIVVVIVGGYYWYRDYSRYISTDDAYIDADRVSVSSKIPGRIVNILADEGDTVTAGKLLVELDSLDMLAQKRQVVSQVALATANLTQTRAKYGYDEKNITVLVIARDRAKDDLARASTQFAGGVITQEQYDHLKKAFESAQAQLDAATAQLDVARGAISSAEAAVQASRAQLQVVEVELTNTKVYAPHSGMIARRWLLPGDVVQPGQSVMTITQDSLKWVLVYLQETNLEGIKIGQKAIYTVDAFPGLEFEGKVFYIGSNTASQFSLIPPSNASGNFTKVTQRVPLKISFDKATKDGVEVPMPDLLAGMSVVVKIVR; this is encoded by the coding sequence ATGAAGAGAGTAAACGCAGAAGGAAAGAAAAGTAAGTTTCTGGTCTATTTGCCGCTGGCAATAGTGATTGTTGTTGTAATAGTTGGAGGATATTATTGGTATAGAGACTATTCGCGATACATTTCCACCGATGATGCCTACATTGATGCCGATAGGGTATCGGTTAGTTCAAAAATTCCAGGCCGAATTGTGAACATACTTGCAGACGAGGGCGATACGGTAACGGCAGGTAAGTTGTTGGTAGAGTTAGACAGTTTAGACATGCTAGCACAGAAGCGGCAGGTAGTTTCGCAGGTTGCACTTGCCACGGCTAACTTAACCCAGACTAGGGCAAAGTACGGCTACGATGAAAAAAATATTACCGTGTTGGTAATTGCCAGAGATAGGGCAAAGGATGATCTAGCTAGGGCTTCAACACAGTTTGCCGGAGGCGTTATAACACAGGAACAGTATGACCACCTCAAGAAGGCCTTTGAATCGGCACAAGCTCAGCTTGATGCTGCCACTGCTCAGCTTGATGTTGCAAGGGGAGCCATCTCTTCGGCTGAAGCGGCAGTGCAAGCATCCAGAGCACAGCTGCAAGTTGTAGAGGTTGAGCTAACGAATACTAAGGTGTATGCACCGCACAGCGGCATGATTGCCCGTAGATGGTTGCTTCCAGGTGACGTTGTTCAACCAGGTCAATCGGTAATGACAATAACACAAGATAGCTTAAAGTGGGTGTTGGTATACCTGCAGGAGACAAATCTTGAGGGAATTAAGATTGGACAAAAGGCAATTTATACCGTTGATGCTTTTCCTGGGTTGGAGTTTGAGGGGAAGGTATTTTATATAGGTTCTAACACCGCATCTCAATTCTCACTCATACCTCCAAGCAATGCGTCAGGGAATTTCACAAAGGTAACACAGCGAGTTCCATTGAAGATATCCTTTGACAAGGCAACCAAGGATGGTGTTGAGGTGCCCATGCCCGACTTGCTAGCTGGAATGAGCGTTGTAGTTAAAATAGTTCGGTAG